One part of the Anopheles coustani chromosome 2, idAnoCousDA_361_x.2, whole genome shotgun sequence genome encodes these proteins:
- the LOC131264664 gene encoding flightin isoform X1 produces MDDGAASTGVIVKNKPGAKPLNIVDDFNRRKMTLYKHWVRPQFLQYNYMYDYRVNYYDDVIDYLDRRNRGVASEIPRPQTWAERVLRTQKNATRDIDDVYNYTSISHKRDDKKLMKRSSLGAAISEHYLPRLVKVLNRRYALYRTPVSLGPVPSYYIDFFGNNRFYPSYMLTHSFG; encoded by the exons ATGGATGATGGTGCTGCATCCACCGGCGTTATTGTGAAGAACAAGCCGGGCGCGAAACCGCTGAACATCGTCGATGACTTCAATCGGCGTAAGATGACGCTCTACAAGCACTGGGTTCG ccCACAGTTCTTGCAGTACAACTACATGTACGACTACCGCGTCAACTACTACGACGACGTCATCGACTACTTGGATCGACGAAACCGGGGTGTTGCATCTGAGATTCCGCGCCCGCAAACCTGGGCCGAGCGTGTCCTGAGAACTCAGAAGAA CGCCACGCGTGATATCGACGATGTGTACAACTACACCAGCATCAGCCACAAGCGGGACGACAAGAAGCTCAT GAAAAGGTCGTCCCTTGGTGCGGCTATATCTGAGCACTACCTACCGAGGCTGGTGAAGGTGCTGAATCGTCGTTATGCCCTATACCGCACACCGGTGTCGCTCGGCCCAGTACCTTCATATTACATCGATTTCTTCGGAAACAACCGGTTTTACCCTTCGTACATGTTGACTCACTCGTTCGGTTGA
- the LOC131264664 gene encoding flightin isoform X3, whose translation MDDGAASTGVIVKNKPGAKPLNIVDDFNRRKMTLYKHWVRPQFLQYNYMYDYRVNYYDDVIDYLDRRNRGVASEIPRPQTWAERVLRTQKNATRDIDDVYNYTSISHKRDDKKLMYTLRKGRPLVRLYLSTTYRGW comes from the exons ATGGATGATGGTGCTGCATCCACCGGCGTTATTGTGAAGAACAAGCCGGGCGCGAAACCGCTGAACATCGTCGATGACTTCAATCGGCGTAAGATGACGCTCTACAAGCACTGGGTTCG ccCACAGTTCTTGCAGTACAACTACATGTACGACTACCGCGTCAACTACTACGACGACGTCATCGACTACTTGGATCGACGAAACCGGGGTGTTGCATCTGAGATTCCGCGCCCGCAAACCTGGGCCGAGCGTGTCCTGAGAACTCAGAAGAA CGCCACGCGTGATATCGACGATGTGTACAACTACACCAGCATCAGCCACAAGCGGGACGACAAGAAGCTCATGTACACGCTAA GAAAAGGTCGTCCCTTGGTGCGGCTATATCTGAGCACTACCTACCGAGGCTGGTGA
- the LOC131264664 gene encoding flightin isoform X2: MDDGAASTGVIVKNKPGAKPLNIVDDFNRRKMTLYKHWVRPQFLQYNYMYDYRVNYYDDVIDYLDRRNRGVASEIPRPQTWAERVLRTQKNATRDIDDVYNYTSISHKRDDKKLMYTLSNQIKSYNCHSKAYTNRKYRKIL, translated from the exons ATGGATGATGGTGCTGCATCCACCGGCGTTATTGTGAAGAACAAGCCGGGCGCGAAACCGCTGAACATCGTCGATGACTTCAATCGGCGTAAGATGACGCTCTACAAGCACTGGGTTCG ccCACAGTTCTTGCAGTACAACTACATGTACGACTACCGCGTCAACTACTACGACGACGTCATCGACTACTTGGATCGACGAAACCGGGGTGTTGCATCTGAGATTCCGCGCCCGCAAACCTGGGCCGAGCGTGTCCTGAGAACTCAGAAGAA CGCCACGCGTGATATCGACGATGTGTACAACTACACCAGCATCAGCCACAAGCGGGACGACAAGAAGCTCATGTACACGCTAAGTAACCAGATCAAGTCGTACAACTGCCACTCGAAGGCTTACACTAACAGAAAGTACCGCAAGATCCTCTAA
- the LOC131265216 gene encoding anoctamin-1-like — protein MLDAPLMAPIASMVCITNQSRAFKPQIASINIERRRIFIDKLHTAGLRTEIDASQDDTHYVKINVPENILKSYCELMKMQMPMRKIEDQDKIRPKASCGETLESMTTDCTSACFKQKETTVEEYRLLHEYSESKSYLFDDSQDDFFSTDVRIAVVNFILERSSFQEKDVGEVKYFGMRQLLEETDQNGVSPFCAAFPLHDGCVKHKDTARSIRARLMVEWASVSKCLRYQPLDDIKEYFGVKIALYFTWVGFYTTMLIPAALVGFLCLLYGILTYPTNRISKEVCSDSTTVMCPQCDKYCGYWYLNSTCMISKVAYVFDNEGTILFSIFISIWAALYLRLWKRYIARIQYRWGVLDFSSMAEPPRPEYSARVKNCKRKKYNFYTKIEEPSPSFWTQKIPTIIYSYSVVYMSISMAVTAVFGIIVYRMSLKTSKNLYGENASESVKLIVFPMTTATLNLLASTVLTQLYNKVAKRMTDVEYRRTQTEYSDSLNVKLFLFDCINYYSSIFYIAFLKGKFPGYPKEYNRIFSLRQEECSTGGCMVELTIQLAIIMIGKQLIAIVKEYLIPFLQQRYKLFIIRRYSKNTDAELPQSSGQWIRDNKLLCWREHSLFKDYLTMVIQYGFITIFAVAFPPASIFALVNNVIETRVDAKKYLRFYKRAVPTRVRNLGMWYDAMYVITKIAVISNAYIIAFSSNITHRLIYMLFINPAHTDEGFVGHTLAYFNTSHFEAAAHPHPPMYQNVTVAICRYADYRNPPEGADAYERSLLYWKILALRLALMVIYQNLVGTIQVVVSWAVPEMPRKLQDQIKKEQYFINDYIITQEKQRTTALNAMQMES, from the exons ATGTTGGATGCACCGCTCATGGCGCCCATTGCCTCGATGGTGTGCATCACGAACCAATCTAGAG CGTTTAAGCCACAGATTGCTTCGATCAACATTGAACGGCGACGGATATTCATCGATAAATTGCACACAGCAGGCCTGCGAACCGAGATCGATGCATCGCAGGACGATACGCATTACGTGAAGATCAACGTGCCGGAAAATATCCTCAAGAGCTACTGTGAACtaatgaaaatgcaaatgcCAATGAGAAAAATCGAGGATCAAGACAAAATAAGACCGAAAGCTTCCTGTGGCGAAACGCTGGAGAGTATGACAACGGACTGCACATCGGCATGCTTCAAACAGAAGGAAACCACCGTAGAAGAGTATCGACTGTTGCATGAGTACTCGGAATCGAAGTCGTACCTGTTCGACGACAGTCAGGACGACTTTTTCTCAACAGACGTTCGCATTGCCGTTGTGAACTTCATCCTGGAAAGGTCGAGTTTCCAGGAGA AGGATGTCGGAGAGGTTAAATACTTTGGCATGCGGCAGCTTTTGGAAGAGACCGACCAGAACGGCGTTTCTCCATTCTGCGCCGCATTTCCGCTTCACGATGGCTGCGTCAAGCATAAGGACACGGCCCGGAGCATCCGTGCACGGCTGATGGTCGAGTGGGCGTCGGTGAGCAAATGTCTTAGGTACCAGCCTCTGGACGACATAAAAGAATACTTCGGCGTGAAGATTGCGCTCTACTTCACGTGGGTCGGCTTCTACACGACTATGCTTATTCCGGCGGCATTGGTTGGCTTCTTGTGCCTTCTGTACGGAATACTTACCTACCCGACAAATCGCATCAGTAAGGAAGTCTGTAGCGACAGCACTACCGTCATGTGTCCTCAGTGCGACAAATATTGCGGCTACTGGTACTTGAATTCGACCTGCATGATCTCAAAGGTTGCGTACGTCTTTGATAACGAGGGAACTATacttttctccattttcatATCAATTTGGG CGGCATTGTACCTTAGGTTGTGGAAGCGATATATCGCCCGAATCCAGTACCGCTGGGGTGTGCTGGATTTCAGTTCCATGGCCGAACCACCGCGTCCCGAGTATTCGGCCCGCGTGAAAAATTGCAAGCGGAAGAAGTACAACTTTTACACCAAAATCGAAGAACCCTCGCCATCGTTCTGGACTCAAAAAATACCTACCATTATCTACAGCTACTCGGTGGTGTACATGTCG ATATCCATGGCGGTGACTGCAGTGTTCGGTATCATCGTGTACCGGATGTCTCTGAAGACGTCGAAAAATTTGTACGGCGAAAACGCAAGCGAGTCGGTGAAACTGATCGTTTTCCCAATGACGACCGCCACGCTCAATCTGCTCGCCTCGACCGTGCTCACGCAGCTGTACAACAAGGTGGCCAAAAGGATGACCGACGTCGAATACCGCCGTACGCAGACGGAGTACAGCGACAGTCTCAACGTGAAGCTGTTCCTGTTCGATTGCATCAACTACTACAGCTCCATCTTCTACATTGCGTTCCTGAAGGGAAAGTTTCCCGGGTACCCGAAGGAGTACAATCGGATTTTTAGCCTACGGCAGGAGGAATGTAGCACGGGAGGGTGCATGGTCGAGCTGACCATCCAGCTAGCCATCATCATGATAGGCAAACAGCTGATCGCGATCGTCAAGGAGTATTTGATACCTTTTCTCCAGCAAAGGTATAAACTGTTCATCATCCGGCGCTACAGCAAAAACACAGATGCGGAGCTTCCACAATCCAGCGGTCAATGGATCAGGGACAACAAGCTACTCTGCTGGAGGGAGCACAGTTTGTTTAAGGATTACCTAACCATGG TCATTCAATATGGTTTCATCACCATATTCGCCGTAGCCTTTCCACCCGCGTCTATCTTTGCGTTGGTCAACAATGTGATCGAAACCAGGGTGGACGCAAAGAAATATCTTCGATTTTACAAGCGCGCGGTACCAACACGTGTACGGAACCTTGGCATGTGGTACGACGCGATGTATGTGATCACCAAAATCGCCGTTATTTCAAAT GCTTACATCATCGCATTTTCGTCCAACATCACGCACCGACTGATTTACATGCTGTTTATCAATCCAGCTCATACCGACGAAGGTTTCGTTGGCCACACCTTGGCCTACTTTAACACCTCTCACTTCGAAGCGGCTGCTCATCCGCATCCACCGATGTACCAGAACGTCACGGTTGCCATTTGTCGTTACGCCGACTATCGGAACCCACCGGAGGGTGCGGACGCCTACGAGAGGTCGTTGCTGTACTGGAAAATCCTGGCCCTACGATTGGCGTTAATGGTGATCTACCAAAATCTGGTCGGTACAATACAGGTGGTGGTCTCGTGGGCAGTTCCCGAAATGCCAAGGAAGCTCCAAGACcagataaaaaaagaacagtaCTTCATCAATGACTACATCATCACACAGGAAAAGCAAAGAACGACCGCACTTAACGCCATGCAAATGGAGAGCTAG